Part of the Planctomycetota bacterium genome, CAGAACTTCAACGGTCCGGACGTCAACACTCTGCTCGGGGCCAACCGCTTCTACAACGCCGGCATCACCGGACAGGGTGCGATCGCGGCCAACGTCGAGGCTGGACACGTTTGGAACGGCCACGACGTGCTCGGACACGTCTCGCAGTTTGTTCACCACCCGGATGCCGCCGGATCCACAACGGCCGACCTCTACGACGACCACGCCACAGCCGTCGGGCACCACCTCGCGGGCCGGGCGCAACCCGGCGCGTCTGGCAACACGTTCGTCCTCCAGTCTGGCATCGCCTACGACGCCGACTTGCGGTCCGGTGCGATCGCGACCTCGTTCGGCTCTGGCGGCTCGTTCAGCATCAACACGAACACCGTCCGCACCGCCTACGACGCCTACTTCGGCACGGCCGACGTCATCAACAGCTCTTGGGGCAGCAGCGGCAGCCAATCGACCGCCGCCAGCGCCGACTACTTCGGCATCGGGCTCGACGGCTACGCCAACACGAGCACCACGACGACCTTCGTCACCTCGGCCGGCAACTCGGGCAGCAGCGGGCCCAACTCCGTCGGCAGCGCCGGCTCCGGCTACAACAGCCTGTCGGTTGCCGCGCTTGATCGACCTGACCTGGGCTACGACCGCGTCGCGGGCTTTTCGAGCTACGGCCCGCAAGACTATTGGGACCCGACCGCCGGATTCGTCACCGGCGTCCGTGCCCCGGTCGACATCGCGGCGCCCGGCGTCGATCTGCACGCCGCGTTCTACACGAACGACCCCAGCTCGATCGCTTTCGGGCAACCGAGCTTCTACAACCCGTTCATCGACGGCACGAGCTTCGCCTCGCCGATCGTCGCGGGCGGTGTTGCCTTGCTGCACTCGGGCAGGAAAGCCGACGCAACGCTTTCCCAGAACGCCGACGCCGCTGACGCGCGCGTCGTCAAGGCGATCATGCTCAACTCCGCCGACAAGGTACTCGGCCGCAACGGCCAGGCGTGGGACAACGGCCAGCAGCTCGTCGGCGGCGTCATCGAGACGACCCAGTCGCTCGACTACGACTCCGGCGCAGGCCGAATGAACCTCGACCGCCTCTACGACCAGTTCTTCACCGCAGAAACGGCCGACCTCGCTGGCGTGGACCTCGATGCTTCCGGCGGCGAGCTCGTCGGCGTGACAGGCTGGGACTTTGCCGAACTCGACGAAGGCGGGACCAACGTCTACCAGATCGCCCAATCCCTGGCGGCCGGCAGTCTGTTCAACGTCACACTCAACTGGTTCCGCGAGCGGGCACAGCGGTTCAACGTCAATGCCGTCGACGACTTTGCGTTTGCCAACCTGGACCTGCGCGTCGTCGACACGCTGACAGGTTTACCGATCGCGCAGTCGATCTCGGTGTACAACGAGGTGGAGCACCTCTCGTTCCAGATCCCTGCCGAAGGCTTCTACCGAATCGAAGTCGACTACGTCGGCGACCTCTTCGACGTCACCGGTGGCTGGCACACGAGCGAGCAGTACGGGTTGGCCTGGTGGGGCACCGGCGGCTCCGCGCTGATTCCCGAGCCCCTGGCCGCGGGAGCGGTCCTCGTGCTGACGCTGATGCCGTTGCGGCGTCCATCCCGCGAGGGTGTGATCTCTGCCGACTGTGCCGTTGGCGCGGTGCATTGCGGCCGATGGCTGACTTGAGACGTGGTCTCCACGAAGATTTCAGTAGGAATTGAAGCCGGCCGCTCCGCCACCGGCGCGGCGTTCGCATACCGTTAGCCGTGCCAACGACCGACGAAGAAATCCATGCCCTAGCCAACCGGGAGTACAAGTACGGTTTCGTCTCCGACATCGAGGCCGACGAGGCTCCGCTGGGCTTGAACGAAGACATTGTCCGCTTCATCTCGGCCAAAAAAGAAGAGCCGGATTGGCTCCTCGAGTGGCGGCTCAAGGCGTTCCGCGTCTGGCAGACGATGGAGGAACCCCACCACTGGGGCAAGCTCCACTACGACCCAATCGACTACCAGGCAACGCGTTACTACTCGGCCCCGAAGAAGTCCAAGTACAAGAGCCTTGACGAGGTCGATCCCGAAATCCTCGCCGTCTACGACAAGCTCGGCATCCCGCTGGCCGAGCAGAAGCTGAAGCTCGGCGTCGAAGGCGCCGACGCAGACTCGGCTGCAAACGCGGCCGCGAGTCGCGGCGTCGCCGTTGACGCGGTATTCGACTCCGTCAGCGTCAAGACGACCTTCCAGAAGGAACTCGCCAAGGCGGGCGTCATCTTCATGTCCTTCGGCGAGGCCGCCCGCGAGCATCCCGAACTCGTCAAGAAGTACCTCGGCAGCGTCATTCCATACCGCGACAACTACTACGCCACGCTCAACTCGGCCGTCTTCACCGATGGGTCGTTCGTCTACGTGCCACCGGGCGTCGATTGCCCGATGGAGCTGTCGACCTACTTCCGCATCAACGCGGAGAACACCGGCCAGTTCGAGCGGACGCTCATCATCGCCGACGAAGGGGCGAAGGTCAGCTACCTCGAAGGCTGCACCGCGCCGATGCGCGACGAAAACCAGCTCCATGCCGCCTGCGTCGAGCTGGTCGCGCTCAAGGGGGCAGACATCAAGTACAGCACCGTCCAGAACTGGTACCCCGGCGACAACGACGGCAAAGGCGGCATCTACAACTTCGTCACCAAGCGTGGCCGAGCAATGGAAGACGCCAAGATCAGCTGGACCCAGGTCGAAACCGGCTCCGCCATCACGTGGAAGTACCCCAGCGTCATCCTCCAGGGCGACCGCAGCCAGGGCGAGTTCTACAGCGTCGCCGTATCGAGCAAGAAGCAGATCGCCGACACCGGCACGAAGATGATCCACATCGGCAAGGACACCAAGTCGACGATCATCTCCAAGGGCATCAGCGCGATGCGCGGCAACAACACCTACCGCGGCCTCGTCCAGGTCAACAAGAAGGCCGACAACGCCCGCAACTTCACCCAGTGCGACAGCCTGCTCCTCGGCGACCAGTGCGGTGCCCACACCGAGCCGTACATCGACGTCCGCAACCAGACGGCCAAGGTCGAACACGAGGCCAGCACGAGCAAGATCGGCGAAGAACAGCTCTTCTACTGCGCCAGCCGCGGCATCGAGCTGGATGATGCCGTCAACATGATCGTCAACGGCTTCTGCAAGGAAGTCTTCGCCGAGCTGCCGATGGAGTTCGCGGTGGAGGCGAAGGCGCTACTTGAGGTGTCATTGGAAGGGAGTGTTGGGTAGGGTGCAGTGGAGCACGATCATTACAGCAGGACTTGTCTCGTCCTTCGTGTCGGCTGCTTTCGGCTTTGCGAGCGCTCTTCTAGCACTTCGGCACCAGCGACTGAAGTTTCGCTATGAAGCAATTTATCCCGAATTGCGGGAAATGAAAAATCATATCGCCACAATTAAGAGCATCGATTTTGTACATGCAGCTAAACTCGACGAGCACGCGAAATTGGGAGAAGTGACCAGATGGTACAGTGATTTTGAAAAGGCTTGGGAACGATACAAGCACTTGTTTGACATTGACATTGCATCTCCTGTCAATGATCACATGCGATCCATCGTGATCCGCATCTCGCACGTCACAAGCGACTACTTAGGCGGTCTTGAGACGGGAAAGAAGCCCATAGTCGACGGAACAGCTTGGAATCTAATGGCTACTTTCCCAGCACTTGTACGTGACGCCCTCGATCAACAGCTGTCCCGAATGAAAGTTTAGCGGCCGCGACCTCCTACATCGAAAGCTTCTGCCATGCCACTTCTCGAAATCAAAGACCTCCACGCCGAGATCCCCGGCCGGACCATCCTCAAGGGCGTCAACCTCACCATGAACGAGGGCGAAGTCCACGCCATCATGGGCAAGAACGGCAGCGGCAAGAGCACGCTGTCTCAAGTCCTCATGGGAAAAGAGACCTACGAGGTCACCGAAGGATCGATTACGTACAAGGGTGAAGACCTCCTCGAGCTCTCGACCGAGGAGCGCGCCCGCGAGGGCATGTTCATCGCCTTCCAGTACCCGGTCGAAATCCCCGGCGTCTCGACAAGCTACTTCCTCCGGGCGGCCGTCAACGAGATCCGCAAGCACCAGGGCAAGCCCGAACTCTCCGCCGCGGACTTCATCAAGATGGTTCGCGAGAAGAAGCAGTCGCTCAAGATCGACCCGAGCTTCCTGCAACGGGCCGTCAACGAGGGCTTCAGCGGCGGCGAGAAGAAGCGCAACGAGGTCTTCCAGATGCTCGTCTGCGACCCGCAGTTCTGCATCATGGACGAGACCGACTCCGGCCTCGACATCGACGCCCTCAAGATCGTCGCCGAGGGTGCCAACACGCTCCGCGACGGCAAGAAGAGCATGCTCGTCGTCACCCACTACAAGCGGCTGCTGGAATACCTCAAGCCCGACTTCGTCCACGTCATGATCGACGGCCGCATCGTCCAAACCGGCGGCCCGGAGCTAGCGGACCAGCTCGAGGCCGAGGGGTACGAGCAGTTCGAGCGAGAAGTGGCGACGG contains:
- a CDS encoding S8 family serine peptidase codes for the protein MQMLKSGLRDMAIGVAAALTVASGASAQIATGGGQLHVMGNTGQNFNGPDVNTLLGANRFYNAGITGQGAIAANVEAGHVWNGHDVLGHVSQFVHHPDAAGSTTADLYDDHATAVGHHLAGRAQPGASGNTFVLQSGIAYDADLRSGAIATSFGSGGSFSINTNTVRTAYDAYFGTADVINSSWGSSGSQSTAASADYFGIGLDGYANTSTTTTFVTSAGNSGSSGPNSVGSAGSGYNSLSVAALDRPDLGYDRVAGFSSYGPQDYWDPTAGFVTGVRAPVDIAAPGVDLHAAFYTNDPSSIAFGQPSFYNPFIDGTSFASPIVAGGVALLHSGRKADATLSQNADAADARVVKAIMLNSADKVLGRNGQAWDNGQQLVGGVIETTQSLDYDSGAGRMNLDRLYDQFFTAETADLAGVDLDASGGELVGVTGWDFAELDEGGTNVYQIAQSLAAGSLFNVTLNWFRERAQRFNVNAVDDFAFANLDLRVVDTLTGLPIAQSISVYNEVEHLSFQIPAEGFYRIEVDYVGDLFDVTGGWHTSEQYGLAWWGTGGSALIPEPLAAGAVLVLTLMPLRRPSREGVISADCAVGAVHCGRWLT
- the sufB gene encoding Fe-S cluster assembly protein SufB — protein: MPTTDEEIHALANREYKYGFVSDIEADEAPLGLNEDIVRFISAKKEEPDWLLEWRLKAFRVWQTMEEPHHWGKLHYDPIDYQATRYYSAPKKSKYKSLDEVDPEILAVYDKLGIPLAEQKLKLGVEGADADSAANAAASRGVAVDAVFDSVSVKTTFQKELAKAGVIFMSFGEAAREHPELVKKYLGSVIPYRDNYYATLNSAVFTDGSFVYVPPGVDCPMELSTYFRINAENTGQFERTLIIADEGAKVSYLEGCTAPMRDENQLHAACVELVALKGADIKYSTVQNWYPGDNDGKGGIYNFVTKRGRAMEDAKISWTQVETGSAITWKYPSVILQGDRSQGEFYSVAVSSKKQIADTGTKMIHIGKDTKSTIISKGISAMRGNNTYRGLVQVNKKADNARNFTQCDSLLLGDQCGAHTEPYIDVRNQTAKVEHEASTSKIGEEQLFYCASRGIELDDAVNMIVNGFCKEVFAELPMEFAVEAKALLEVSLEGSVG
- the sufC gene encoding Fe-S cluster assembly ATPase SufC translates to MPLLEIKDLHAEIPGRTILKGVNLTMNEGEVHAIMGKNGSGKSTLSQVLMGKETYEVTEGSITYKGEDLLELSTEERAREGMFIAFQYPVEIPGVSTSYFLRAAVNEIRKHQGKPELSAADFIKMVREKKQSLKIDPSFLQRAVNEGFSGGEKKRNEVFQMLVCDPQFCIMDETDSGLDIDALKIVAEGANTLRDGKKSMLVVTHYKRLLEYLKPDFVHVMIDGRIVQTGGPELADQLEAEGYEQFEREVATA